The Musa acuminata AAA Group cultivar baxijiao chromosome BXJ1-8, Cavendish_Baxijiao_AAA, whole genome shotgun sequence genomic sequence TCACAGGTGCGAGCGAGCTACCAGAATATATCATTAACGCAACAGAGAACAAAATCATAAAAGATCGATGAGGTCCCCAGCTGAATGATCCGTGTGCTGCATCACCAGATTCTACAAAGCAAAAGCTATCATAAGACAGCTCGAATCATCACAAAAAATTTTGGCTTCACCACCATAAGGGGAGATATGAAGCACAAAAACCGACACACGGGTCCTCCCAACTCTTTTGAATGAGCAAATAACGGGTAATTAAATGATAGATAAATCTGTATTAAATAGGGTAGTACCTGCAGCCGAGGAAGTTTCAACACAGCTTTCATGCTCTCTCTTGAGGTTGCACCCTCGGGCCAATTCAAATGACCCCTTCGAACATACCTCTCAGCATCTCGGCTGCAAGAAAATTATAGGGACAAACAGTCGATTACAGCTACTCGATGCAGGTTGTAGTAATTTTAAACACTTAGGATGAATATATCAGGGACTTACGCTGCAAGTCGCAGCATGTTTGAAGGTAATGGTCCAAGAACTCGCTCCATCATGGCCAGGTGTTGAAGAAGCAGTCTAGTCGTTCAGCCGCGAGCTGACGCCAAACAGAAGAGAGACGAGCGGGTGAAGCAATGGGTGAAGGAGATCTGAGATGCAGCCGAGGAAGCAGAGGACGCCATCAACGCCTATCGGCTTCTGAACGGGAAACGACGGCGCGCTGGCGTTGTGGGCGCCATTAAGAGGTACGCTTTCGTGCTCGCTGAATCGACAGCTCGGTAAAGGTTGGACTGCATGTCGAGAGGATAAAGCGCAGAATCCGCGAGATCGAAGCTGGTAGAATTGCTTACGGAATTACCGGTTTGGACGATGACCGGGAGCGAGCTGCGCTGCGCATCCCCCCAGGTCCTGAACATGTTGCTCGATCAAAGCACGCGAAGACGAAGCATGGCGTCCGTAGTTGAAGATTTTTCAATATTGTGAGGGGAAATTTTTCTTAATTATGTGCTcaaaattatcatttcatatttatctATATAATGATATTCTATCATGCTTAAATTTTCATCAAGAATATTAATCTTAGATTGATGTAATTGAAATATCCTATAAGTGAGAGGTTTTATGAGATAGTCTGCTAGTTAATCAAAAATACGAATACGGAAATATATAGTTGATGTCTAGTAATTTAATCTCTAACAAAATGAAATTCGATAACACTGTGTTTCATGTGTAAATGAAATACCAAATTGACATATAAATATGTGACACAAATATTATCACAGTATCTTGTAGGAATAGATTGGTAGATGGTGCAAAATTTATATACTAGACTAGTAACTCAATTGAATTCTAAAAGTGATGACTTGGTATTTAGCTTGAATGGTGGATCctgtaattatattttatttcttggagcTTCAATTAATCTTCAAGAAAGATAATGTAAGTTGATgtagatattctatcatcaatgtTGCTTGCCCAATTAGCATCAATGAAGATATGAAGATGAAATAATGAGTGTTTACGAAGGAGAAATCCATAATTAAAAATCTCTTTAAGATATTGCAGAACACATTTTGATATAAACTAATATATAGTAGAAGGTCGatacataaattatgataatttgttaACTATAAATGAAATGTCTTAATATACGAGAGATAAAAATTATAAGGAATTAAGTACTTATTAGTATTGTGTGAGATCTATAATAGGACTGTTATCATAAAATTTGAGTGACTTACGGAGAGTGGGGTGACAACTCTTTTAGTATTATGTATATTTATCTTTAATAATACAACTTGAATATACTtcttttaagataaaaaaaatttgaagatgtaaagtagagatctactaatataaGAGGGTTGAAATCAACACTTGTTCATTAATAAAACCCTTTAGCTATTAGACATGTTTTATCTCTGGATCTATTTGAGTTATGCTTAATTCGAATAATCTACTTATATCCAATGACATTTTATTTGAGGTGAGATAGTATAAGGGTCCATGTGACAttataaaaaaagatattatattTCTCACATATGACTTTATATCAGTGTGAAGATTTTTGAACTTGGGTGATGGTTTTGGATCCAATAGATTCAGGTAGAAAGCTTGTGATAGCATGGAGATTAAAAAATTAACATGATttaaatatatcatttttaaagCATATTGTCATGTGATATCCAAGCTCGGTGTTATTATTGGTTGTGTTGAAGGTTTAAGAATGGGTGAAGAGTTAATTATACGTACCTAATCAAGTTAATATACTTCGATGTTACTTGGCTGAGGTGAGGACAAAGATATTATGTGTTGTCGAGAGTCTTGTTTTATTGGGCATTGAAGAATCGTTGGTGGAGAGATAAATGAAGAAGTTGTAAAGGCGATGATGTGCTATTGGAGTAAtaaaatagtataagtttagaggATAACTATTGATTGATGTGGTAAGAGATAGGCTTGAAGGGGTTTGCGATATACTCTTATAAACCAAGTGATGGATGATTGTTGTAGTTGCTTGCATTACCAAACGAGCAAGATCTTAGAAGGGAAAgatagactcaacaaaaataacttGATATGATACAAATACCATTTAAGTTTGAGGATCATAGCACAAAAAAATATTATGCTTAAGGGAGTACCTAATGAATATGCAAGGCTTGAATTGTTATGTTAACTTATGTGAAGCATGTGGGAGTAGCTAGAGATAATATaaacaatcaaatattttgagtttACGAGGGTCTAggattttattaaataattttttaaatgtcGATTGATGTTTTAGGATTGAGGTGAGCATATAGTTAATAAGATAAACTATAGTTTGAAAGACTGCTGACGAAAAGGTTAATGACATAGAAGCTTAATATAGGAGGGTGAGACTAATATCAAATATATGCTGATATTTTTGTTTTGTAGAGTCAACTAACTGAGGTGTGTATAGTAGTGAATTGAGATATTGTATATCACACGATGAGAGATAAGTTATTAGAGCTTGGTATTTATCTCCTCTATCATAGTATTTTTTAAGAAGTTCTAGATCAGTTTTTTAAAATGAGTAAAAACTATAGTAACTTCATATTTATGTTTGAGAAGATATAACTATGTATAGTTAGTGAAGTAATCTAAAAAaggatataaaatctaaaattataaaaGGAAGTAGTTAGGGCACATACATCAGTATAAATGATTTTAAATGATTTGATATATGATATGGAAGATATTCTAAAAGAtaatctatgacttttattactaagacaaacaTTAATTCAACTTGATTTAAAAGTTTAAATGGAGTAACCAGAAATTAACTATTGTTGAATAGAAGATGATGGGTGATTAAGGCAGCGATGTTACAATCGATAGGAATAACAATTAAAGCAAAATTGATTGATATGGTGTTTTATAAAGCTGACGATAACTCATATATATTATCTTTATTCTGTTCTCAGTAAATCAGAAGTGATATAACGAGAAGTATCAAAGTCAAAAATTCAATTACTTAGATAAACAATCGCAATAATCATAATATTTGTTCCAAAACCAATTAAGTATGGTTCAATTGTTTGAAACTTTGACCaaataatttatgtaatgattCCAACCCAACTATTGCAATTGATGCAAGGCATATATAGTGGTGAACCGAACAGGGTTTGGAAACTTCCTCGAGGGAGTAATAGTGTCTCATGATCGTGACAACAATAATAGAGGAGAACACCTAATCTTCCATTTTGCAAGCTGTATTGTTTATGCATTCGATTTTTGTTCATGTAAACATAACACAGCAATCAGATAATTGACATGCAGAAAAGTTGCAGAGAACACAATCTGATGCGGATTACAGTGTTGAATACCAAACAAATGTTTTCTGTTCTATCCATATGAATCAAATATGGAACTCAAGCAAATAACATGAGAGATTCGGATCTACAGAGCAAGtataaatgaagaagaagaagtagatgaTGATGATTCAAGTTTCTGCTGCTGGCATAGGGAGGGAATCCCATATCATGTCCATGTCCAAAGAAGGCATCCTGCTCAGTAGAACTCCTTCCGCATCACCTCCGGAGATCAACTCCTGCTGTGAGATCTCTCTTCTCCCCTGATCTGACTGCAACCCCTCCTTGCGTGGAGTCCTGGTGATGGAAGCAACCGCAGACTTGTCATCCTTACCAGCTTTCTTCTGCTTACAGctaccggaggaggaggaggaagaagaggagttgCAGAGGGCATTGAGCTTTGCCTCCAACAAGGAGGCAACGGAAGAGTGCAGATGAGGAGAGCCAAGCTCATGGAGGTCGTGCTTGAGGTGGGGGAAGTTGAGATAGGCAGAGTCGCCCCTGAGCTTGTAGGCGGCCATGTCGTACGCCATGGCGGCGTCCTCGGCGGTATCGAACGTCCCCAGCCACACCCTCGTCCGGTTTCTCGGCATCCTTATCTCCGCCACCCACTTCCCCCAGTGCCTCTGCCGCACCCCTCGGAACAGCTTCGTCGGCCGCCGCTCCCGCGTCGAGCAGAACTCGATCATGTTGCAAGAGACCGAGCACTGCAAGCACCCTGCAATGCCGGATTCATGATGTCTCTGTTTCTGCAGGAGAAAGGTGGCCATGTTTGGCGACtctgaagcagcagcagcagcagcagcagatgcaGAGGATGATGAAGGCAGTGGAGTTCTTGGGTTGAGGAAGCTGAGAACAGAGGAGGAAGACGAACTCCTGTGGCTGTGTTGGAGATCTGATGGCAGTACCTTCACACCATTGAATTCTATGCCGCCTCTCAAAAACGGAAACTGGTCTTCCATCTTTTGCTATGGAGAGTTGGCAGTCGACATGCATTCAAGCTCCTCAGTATCATAGGCCACTATGTTATTTAAAGACTTCCACATGTACTTTTCCAAAAGTGTTGAGTTATTTTATCTCAGCTTGTCCTCCATCCATCACTCAACTgagctaattacttctctttgaagtcatATATAATTTTGATGACATATCTGGTTGGCTTTTTCCTCTATTTAATAACACTCACTTTTCATGTGATTAGGTGGCTAATGTATTTTTTGACATTATCATGATATATAACAATGTTAGTCAAGACAGTGTTCAATATATGAAATATGTAGCATAATGACAAGATAACTGCCACAGCCTTTAATGATGAAGAAATCTCCTAATATAGATTTCCAGATGATAGCAAATGCAATCATTGTTTTTGAGCATGTCATTTTGTGATCAGATTCAGATGAGTAGTAAAACCTTccccttcccttttttttttgaccCATTAGAAAGAAGACTCTGTTGATGCATATAAAAGTATGCCATCACTCTCATTTTAGGTGGATAAAGATTCAAACTTTGGAAGAAATTGCATAGGCTGTAAAAAACTTGCAATTTAAGCTTTCCTTCATATTTCATATCTCAACTTAAAGAAATGTCAGAATTTTTGTGGATACAACTCTTGAAATAAGTTGGAAAAAGATTCCCAGTGTTGTCTTCTAAATTTATTTATAAGGAGTATATGGATCACATGGTGCATGTAAATATGGCCATGTTCTCTCCATCTTTGTATTCTTGCAGGCATCTCTCCAACACAGCATTAGCTCATCAGCTTCAAAAAGCCAATAGGAAAACATAGGAGGGAGGCTTCCATGAAGGCACTGTGAGGAATG encodes the following:
- the LOC135680426 gene encoding ethylene-responsive transcription factor ERF062-like, encoding MEDQFPFLRGGIEFNGVKVLPSDLQHSHRSSSSSSVLSFLNPRTPLPSSSSASAAAAAAASESPNMATFLLQKQRHHESGIAGCLQCSVSCNMIEFCSTRERRPTKLFRGVRQRHWGKWVAEIRMPRNRTRVWLGTFDTAEDAAMAYDMAAYKLRGDSAYLNFPHLKHDLHELGSPHLHSSVASLLEAKLNALCNSSSSSSSSGSCKQKKAGKDDKSAVASITRTPRKEGLQSDQGRREISQQELISGGDAEGVLLSRMPSLDMDMIWDSLPMPAAET